One genomic region from Apodemus sylvaticus chromosome 1, mApoSyl1.1, whole genome shotgun sequence encodes:
- the Itpripl2 gene encoding inositol 1,4,5-trisphosphate receptor-interacting protein-like 2, protein MSVRYTLNLRVFWPLVTGLCTALVCLYHALRSSSEGARTEPPDGADSGFPLLKVAILLLLGYILLRCRHAIRQRLLPGSSRRCGHANFSARSLQEPGLSILLESYYEHEVRLSPHVLGHSKAHVSRIVGELVQAGRARGSPGPITGGALALAFRGDFIQVGSAYEQHKIRRPDSFDVLVPLRLPPQVALEPRSLGTEPTLTPAFRSCFVCALKAPPSPSGTTTSQWHRDCKPFAEGFCVDVQGRRHLSATLVLRWFQAHLQRSLATVRYSLEGRCRVSLTPGGLEQPPTLHILPCRTDYGCCRLSMAVRLIPAVHLGDGVFLVAPPPPPSPSGALSELPGGLRAEALWGVNTARQEQKLLGWLQERAPPGACYLKCLQLLKALRDLGARGLDPVAATHWGRILSSYVLKTAVLEVLLTEGGPTPSWDEAHLSECLERLVKFLRDCLLRRRDLFHCVLGPAGAAAEVGPLPKVLREAAPVDLLAPFDPHARELAAARLLSTWRRLPQLLRVYGGPRYLARCPAPRSQRIQGFPEDEP, encoded by the coding sequence ATGTCCGTGCGGTACACGCTCAACCTGCGGGTCTTCTGGCCCTTAGTGACCGGACTGTGCACGGCGCTGGTGTGCCTCTACCATGCCCTACGCAGCAGCAGCGAGGGAGCTCGGACCGAGCCCCCCGACGGCGCAGACAGCGGCTTCCCGCTGCTCAAGGTGGCCATCCTTCTTCTCCTCGGCTACATCCTCCTACGATGTCGCCACGCCATTCGCCAGCGCCTCTTGCCAGGCTCTTCCCGTCGGTGTGGCCATGCCAACTTCTCAGCCAGATCCTTGCAAGAGCCAGGCCTGAGCATCTTACTGGAGAGTTACTATGAGCACGAGGTGCGGCTATCGCCACATGTGCTAGGTCACAGCAAGGCGCATGTGAGCCGGATCGTGGGTGAACTGGTGCAAGCTGGCCGGGCCCGAGGATCTCCGGGCCCCATCACCGGGGGAGCTCTGGCTTTGGCCTTCCGGGGAGACTTCATCCAAGTGGGCAGCGCCTACGAACAGCATAAAATCCGCCGACCCGACAGCTTCGACGTGCTGGTGCCACTGCGACTCCCGCCGCAGGTGGCGCTGGAGCCGCGGAGCCTGGGGACCGAACCCACGCTGACTCCGGCCTTCCGCAGCTGCTTCGTGTGCGCCCTCAAGGCACCGCCCTCGCCATCCGGGACCACGACGAGTCAGTGGCATCGCGACTGCAAGCCCTTCGCTGAAGGCTTCTGTGTGGATGTGCAGGGCCGTCGCCACCTCTCAGCTACCCTGGTGCTGCGCTGGTTCCAGGCGCACCTACAGCGCTCCTTGGCCACCGTGCGCTACAGCTTGGAGGGTCGCTGTCGGGTCAGTTTGACCCCAGGTGGTCTGGAGCAGCCCCCCACCCTTCACATCCTTCCTTGCCGCACAGACTATGGCTGCTGCCGCCTTTCCATGGCCGTGCGCCTCATCCCCGCTGTCCACCTGGGTGATGGCGTCTTCCTTGTggcaccgccaccaccaccatcgccTAGCGGAGCCCTGTCAGAGCTTCCGGGTGGCCTGCGCGCCGAGGCACTGTGGGGTGTGAACACAGCACGTCAGGAGCAGAAACTGCTGGGCTGGCTTCAGGAACGGGCACCTCCAGGTGCCTGCTACCTTAAGTGCCTGCAGCTGCTTAAGGCTCTTCGAGACCTGGGTGCCCGCGGGCTGGACCCGGTGGCTGCCACACACTGGGGACGCATCCTGTCCTCCTACGTGCTCAAAACGGCGGTGCTGGAGGTGCTTCTGACCGAGGGTGGTCCAACGCCTAGCTGGGATGAGGCACACCTAAGTGAATGTTTGGAGAGGTTGGTGAAGTTCCTTAGGGACTGCCTGCTGCGACGCCGAGACCTCTTCCACTGTGTCCTAGGCCCTGCTGGGGCAGCCGCCGAGGTTGGCCCACTGCCCAAGGTGCTGCGCGAGGCTGCTCCTGTTGACCTCCTGGCACCTTTCGATCCGCACGCCCGGGAGCTTGCAGCAGCGCGGTTGCTGTCCACCTGGCGAAGGTTGCCCCAGCTTCTCCGGGTCTACGGCGGTCCCCGCTACCTTGCCAGGTGTCCTGCACCCCGGAGTCAACGCATCCAGGGCTTCCCTGAAGATGAACCATGA